In Metarhizium brunneum chromosome 3, complete sequence, a genomic segment contains:
- the PDSA gene encoding Protostadienol synthase A, with protein sequence MPSTTPSNSVVGLSDRRDTKAAAEYKTDLSRWRLNVELGRHMWEYVADDQDDDSNTHHGNALHNKKSSRPQSFLEQYWLGREYSLPKMPRPARPSEALDNGWEFFKRLQTEDGHWGCNDDGPLFVTSGIVISSYIIGIPFPEPMKHEMIRYLLNFANSEGGWGLWINSPSTVFGTAMNYVMLRILGLSPHHPVLQNARAALHRMGTAKALPTWGKFWMCALGVYEWDGMLPLIPEPLLAPSFLPLNPGNWWVHVRNVYVSMSYLFGHRFRMQPTALSEELRHELYDVPYESIDWFAQRANVSPHDRLAPETLLQKGLSKALCAYEYCKIPLMRRIALNEALFQVEAEVHNTNYLCIAPVSFASNMLVLFHAHGRDSHWISGMSQRIIDPMWMCREGMAASGTNGTSLWDTVFTVQAALDSGLAQRPENRDIMTRALEFIEASQIRENPMGAAHSYRQPTKGSWPFSTRDQAYAVSDTTAETVRCVIQLQQSGAAPRLVSDDRIFEAVDLILGMQNRGGGYSAFEPIRAPKALERLNITELYENVMTDNLFPECSASVLMCLQTVQKAYAEYRPLDVQRCMRGCVKYLLVSQFPEGGWIGSWGICFTYATMFALQGLESAGLSEGNHQACLRGCEFLLAHQNPDGGWGEDLESIRLKRYVQDATGSQVTCTAYAVTGLIAARCSNRDAIKKGIAWLVRQQKDTGEWTQTALEGIFASPGGMRYPNYKFHFTLGALGKYIDLYGDESCELQKQ encoded by the coding sequence atgccgtcgacgacgcccagcAACAGTGTTGTCGGGTTGTCCGACCGCAGAGACACCAAGGCCGCTGCAGAATACAAAACAGACTTGTCAAGGTGGCGGCTCAATGTTGAACTGGGTCGCCACATGTGGGAGTACGTGGCGGatgaccaagacgacgacagcaaTACACACCATGGCAATGCCTTGCACAACAAGAAAAGTAGCCGTCCGCAGAGCTTCCTTGAGCAGTACTGGCTGGGCCGGGAGTACTCGCTTCCCAagatgccaaggccagcgaggCCAAGCGAGGCCCTAGACAACGGCTGGGAATTTTTCAAGCGGCTGCAGACAGAGGATGGACATTGGGGATGCAATGATGACGGACCGCTCTTTGTCACcagcggcatcgtcatctctTCATACATCATTGGCATCCCCTTCCCGGAGCCCATGAAGCACGAGATGATCCGCTACCTTTTAAACTTTGCCAACAGCGAAGGCGGCTGGGGCCTTTGGATCAATAGTCCATCGACCGTCTTCGGCACGGCCATGAACTACGTGATGCTTCGAATCCTCGGCCTGTCACCACACCACCCAGTACTTCAGAATGCCCGTGCCGCACTGCACCGTATGGGAACTGCCAAAGCCCTCCCAACCTGGGGCAAGTTCTGGATGTGCGCTCTCGGGGTGTACGAGTGGGATGGCATGCTGCCGCTGATCCCAGAGCCGCTTCTGGCCCCGAGTTTCCTCCCCCTCAACCCCGGAAACTGGTGGGTGCATGTACGCAACGTCTACGTGAGCATGAGCTATCTCTTTGGCCATCGCTTCAGGATGCAGCCCACAGCCTTGTCTGAGGAGCTGCGCCATGAGCTGTACGACGTTCCCTACGAGAGCATAGACTGGTTTGCGCAAAGGGCCAACGTCAGCCCCCACGACCGCCTGGCTCCGGAGACTCTGCTGCAAAAGGGGCTGTCCAAGGCGCTGTGCGCCTACGAGTACTGCAAGATTCCGCTGATGCGGAGAATCGCgctcaacgaggccttgttccaggtcgaggccgaggtgcACAACACAAACTACCTGTGCATTGCTCCCGTAAGCTTCGCCTCCAACATGCTGGTGCTGTTCCACGCCCACGGGCGCGACAGCCACTGGATATCAGGCATGAGCCAGCGCATCATCGACCCCATGTGGATGTGCAGAGAGGGCATGGCCGCGTCCGGCACCAACGGCACCTCTCTCTGGGACACCGTCTTCACGGTGCAGGCGGCGCTTGACAGCGGTCTGGCCCAACGGCCCGAGAACCGCGATATCATGACCAGGGCGCTCGAGTTCATCGAAGCCTCGCAGATCCGAGAGAACCCTATGGGGGCGGCGCACAGCTATCGCCAGCCGACCAAGGGTTCGTGGCCCTTTAGCACGCGCGACCAAGCCTACGCCGTGTCGGACACGACGGCCGAGACGGTCCGCTGCGTCATCCAGCTGCAGCAATCTGGTGCCGCGCCGCGCCTCGTCTCGGACGACAGGATATTCGAAGCCGTCGACTTGATTCTGGGCATGCAGAACAGGGGCGGCGGCTACTCGGCCTTTGAGCCCATCCGGGCgcccaaggccctcgagcGCCTCAACATCACGGAGCTCTACGAAAACGTCATGACGGACAACCTGTTTCCAGAGTGCTCTGCCTCGGTGCTCATGTGTCTGCAGACGGTCCAAAAGGCGTACGCCGAGTACAGACCGCTCGACGTGCAGAGATGCATGCGCGGCTGCGTCAAGTATCTCCTTGTATCGCAGTTCCCAGAGGGCGGCTGGATCGGCTCCTGGGGCATCTGCTTCACCTATGCCACCATGTTTGCCCTGCAGGGCCTCGAGAGCGCCGGGCTGAGCGAGGGCAATCACCAAGCTTGCCTGCGCGGCTGCGAGTTCCTGCTCGCTCATCAGAATCCCGACGGCGGCTGGGGCGAGGACCTCGAGAGCATCAGGCTCAAGCGGTACGTCCAAGACGCAACAGGGAGCCAGGTGACGTGTACGGCCTACGCCGTCACAGGACTCATTGCCGCCCGGTGCTCAAACAGGGACGCTATTAAGAAGGGCATAGCGTGGCTAGTCAGACAGCAGAAGGACACAGGTGAGTGGACGCAGACGGCGCTCGAGGGCATCTTTGCCAGTCCCGGTGGTATGAGATATCCCAACTACAAGTTTCACTTCACCCTGGGAGCTCTGGGCAAGTACATTGATTTGTATGGCGATGAGAGCTGCGAATTGCAGAAACAGTAG
- the helE_0 gene encoding 3-ketosteroid 1-dehydrogenase helE translates to MNMLSKFTSSKAVDSGQGPYDEEVDVLIVGAGAAGLTAALRTRFHSLQPLLVDKNDKLGGSSAYSGAGLWIPQNPLAEAAGIRDNKQDALKYMEAVIGHDAGPASSASRKLAYLDQGPHMVRFLQTLGFNWRLSRGCPDYYPTSPGAMPHFGRTIEPGVFDLNRIDKWQSLLRARPRQPPPLFTDEASSVTRLGSSFRDFGKAMSVMCRGIWLKLRGQAPATMGQSLVGQLLYLGQQSQVPIWRNARLVDIIQAPDGTVVGASVQQTSSDGGHRELRRIHARRGVLLCAGGFAHNKELRDRYGPAPASTEWTSVPEGDTGDAIQAGIKLGAATALMDEAWWGPTILDPVLGRYFFALQERARPYSIIIDSTGSRFMNESAPYVDCGHNQYRRNQEVKAIPGWLILDTNHRKKYSLGSLMPRQEAKVGLENGYIYRADTLAELASQIDIKPSALESTVARFNGMAKDGVDADFGRGGNVFDNYFGDPKVQPNPNLGPISAPPFYAVPIVPGDLGTKGGLVTDEHARVLRSDGSVIKGLYATGNTTASIMGRTYPGAGATLGPALTFAYIAVNHMAGSIAV, encoded by the coding sequence ATGAACATGTTGTCGAAATTCACGTCTtccaaggccgtcgactCGGGACAAGGACCCTATGATGAAGAAGTCgacgtcctcatcgtcggcgcTGGAGCTGCCGGCCTGACCGCTGCGCTGCGCACGCGCTTCCACAGCCTGCAACCGCTCCTCGTCGACAAGAACGAcaagctcggcggcagctCTGCCTACTCGGGTGCCGGGCTATGGATACCGCAAAACCCTCTTGCCGAGGCTGCAGGCATTCGTGACAACAAGCAAGATGCCTTGAAATACATGGAGGCTGTCATAGGTCATGATGCCGGCCCAGCCTCGTCAGCAAGTCGGAAGCTCGCCTACCTCGACCAAGGCCCGCACATGGTTCGCTTCTTGCAGACGCTGGGCTTCAACTGGCGCCTGAGCCGCGGCTGCCCAGACTACTATCCCACGTCACCGGGTGCGATGCCGCACTTTGGCAGGACCATCGAACCAGGCGTCTTTGACCTGAATCGCATCGACAAGTGGCAGTCGCTGCTACGGGCGCGCCCGCGACAGCCACCGCCCCTCTTCACAGACGAGGCAAGCAGTGTCACGAGGCTGGGATCGTCCTTCAGAGACTTTGGCAAGGCCATGAGCGTCATGTGTCGCGGCATATGGCTCAAGCTGCGAGGCCAGGCACCCGCGACTATGGGACAGTCGCTCGTCGGACAGCTTCTCTACCTGGGACAACAATCACAGGTGCCCATCTGGCGAAACGCGCGCCTGGTGGACATTATACAAGCGCCGGATGGGACAGTGGTTGGCGCAAGCGTGCAGCAGACAAGCAGCGACGGTGGGCATCGTGAACTCCGCAGGATTCATGCCCGGCGCGGCGTATTGCTCTGCGCGGGTGGCTTCGCGCATAACAAGGAACTGAGGGACAGATATGGCCCGGCGCCAGCAAGCACCGAATGGACGAGCGTGCCCGAGGGAGACACGGGCGACGCGATCCAAGCCGGTATAAAGCTGGGGGCGGCGACGGCCCTCATGGACGAGGCCTGGTGGGGTCCAACAATTCTTGACCCTGTTCTAGGGAGATATTTCTTTGCTCTTCAGGAACGTGCGCGTCCCTATAGTATTATCATCGACTCGACTGGGTCACGGTTCATGAACGAGTCCGCGCCATACGTAGACTGTGGGCATAACCAATACAGGCGCAACCAGGAGGTCAAGGCTATTCCAGGCTGGCTGATCCTTGATACAAACCACCGCAAGAAGTACTCGCTTGGGTCTCTTATGCCTCGACAGGAAGCCAAAGTCGGCTTAGAAAACGGATATATTTACCGCGCTGATACCCTAGCCGAGTTAGCCTCCCAGATCGACATTAAACCGTCGGCGCTCGAATCGACCGTGGCTCGGTTTAACGGCATGGCGAAAGATGGCGTGGATGCGGATTTTGGCCGGGGTGGCAACGTTTTCGATAACTACTTTGGAGATCCAAAGGTTCAGCCCAATCCTAACCTAGGACCCATTAGTGCGCCGCCATTTTACGCGGTTCCTATTGTGCCCGGCGATTTAGGTACCAAAGGCGGACTTGTGACGGACGAACATGCCCGGGTCTTACGAAGCGATGGGTCTGTGATCAAGGGCTTATATGCGACTGGAAATACCACGGCGAGTATTATGGGCAGGACATATCCCGGGGCTGGAGCGACGTTAGGTCCCGCGTTGACATTTGCTTACATTGCCGTAAATCACATGGCTGGTTCTATAGCCGTGTAG
- the helC gene encoding Short chain dehydrogenase helC: MSSSPQVAVVTGAAQGVGLAVAKLLAARNYQVVLSDIDVAAGEQAVVDINASLGKQVAHFIPCDLAKTDDIDRLFQLTTDKFSGFSVLVNNAGFLRAPFLAIDAQQISDTIAINLTATVYATHQAIRFWESHADTIQDANVVNITSSSSFKTYASIAAYGAAKAGAAQFTFACRSFGPRIRVNAVAPTAIATAFDKNTMMRVPTDKSGPGYTPEEEMRAMGLARLQPEQVAEAALQCIDDRDRFGKVVYLDATEGQRIHAGFLPE; the protein is encoded by the coding sequence ATGTCCTCATCGCCTCAAGTCGCGGTAGTCACTGGCGCCGCCCAGGGCGTCGgcctcgccgtggccaagctcCTCGCGGCGCGCAATTACCAAGTTGTCCTGAGCGACATTGACGTCGCCGCGGGCGagcaggccgtcgtcgacatcAACGCCTCGCTCGGCAAGCAAGTCGCCCACTTCATCCCCTGCGATCTCGCCAAAACCGACGACATCGACCGCCTCTTCCAGCTCACCACGGACAAGTTCTCGGGCTTCTCTGtcctcgtcaacaacgcGGGCTTCCTGCGCGCGCCATTTCTGGCCATCGACGCCCAGCAAATCAGCgacaccatcgccatcaACCTGACGGCCACCGTCTACGCGACGCACCAGGCCATCCGCTTCTGGGAGAGCCACGCAGACACGATCCAGGACGCCAACGTCGTCAACATTacttcttcgtcgtctttcAAGACGTATGCGAGCATCGCTGCCTATGGCGCTGCGAAGGCGGGAGCCGCACAATTCACGTTTGCTTGCCGCTCGTTTGGCCCCCGGATCCGCGTCAATGCCGTTGCGCCCACGGCCATCGCGACCGCCTTTGACAAGAACACCATGATGCGCGTGCCGACGGACAAGTCTGGGCCCGGGTACACGCCCGAAGAGGAGATGCGCGCCATGGGCTTGGCGAGGCTGCAGCCGGAGCAGGTAgccgaggcggcgctgcagTGCATAGATGACCGTGATAGGTTCGGAAAGGTTGTCTACTTGGACGCTACCGAGGGACAAAGGATCCATGCTGGCTTTCTGCCAGAGTAA
- the helB2 gene encoding Cytochrome P450 monooxygenase helB2, with amino-acid sequence MPLQDKLRLVQDDGFRLILTLSFLWILAKLLYAFTLSPLRSIPGPKVARITALRAIRNRLPKNVIRYALDDFHTYGDIYISKPDTITLSNPAHARAVLGALDSRKMDIYKSLSDPVMKNLVTFSEPRLASQRRRQIGPYLNSPSYLARMEQVVLQYGAVSMMHKWNEQLDSAASGDKDRDKDTRTIELNYRNDTQLATFNIMSALAFGRVDKATSDSSTVVDWIAATAVYIGISINFRILLRFPLSLLVRPWLRKYDDFVGYARESVRQRKELLDENPDDKTPADMLQAFIDAEDPDSKIKMSPLEVQAESVGMQLAGSETTSASLTWVFHLLTLYPDVLDRAVGQVRSRFGADHLISYTDCKQHLPYLEALVYETFRFAPITSGFMPRMCSKDMSFQGYRVPAGTHIAFNLMAMNNHPDVWDQPDRFWPERFLGNEDAKRNIFAFSYGPRSCIGRNLAWMEIMTILANVLNTFDIRLPEDAMYGPHNVDGNGTPVMMPSHCHIVFAPQRPDRDCRLLVSRRPTPRKA; translated from the coding sequence ATGCCTCTGCAAGACAAGCTTCGCCTGGTTCAAGATGATGGCTTCCGCTTGATCCTTACGCTCAGCTTTCTGTGGATTCTAGCCAAGCTCCTGTACGCATTTACTCTATCGCCCCTCCGATCTATTCCTGGGCCAAAAGTCGCGAGAATCACGGCCTTGAGGGCCATTCGCAATCGGTTGCCCAAAAATGTCATCCGCTatgccctcgacgactttCACACCTACGGGGACATTTACATTTCCAAGCCCGACACCATCACCCTCAGCAATCCAGCCCATGCTCGCGCTGTCCTTGGCGCCCTGGACTCTCGCAAGATGGACATCTACAAGAGCCTCAGCGACCCCGTGATGAAAAATCTTGTCACGTTCAGCGAGCCTCGTCTGGCCAGCCAGCGCCGCAGGCAGATTGGCCCCTACCTCAACAGTCCCAGCTACCTCGCGAGAATGGAGCAAGTAGTCCTACAGTACGGCGCCGTCTCGATGATGCACAAGTGGAATGAGCAGCTAGACTCAGCAGCGTCAGGCGACAAAGATAGGGACAAGGATACGAGGACAATAGAATTGAATTACCGCAATGACACGCAGCTGGCGACCTTCAACATCATGAGCGCCCTGGCGTTTGGGCGCGTCGACAAAGCCACCTCGGACAGCAGCACCGTGGTTGACTGGAtcgccgccacggccgtgtacattggcatcagcatcaactTCCGGATCCTGCTGCGCTTTCCACTATCCCTGCTGGTGCGGCCGTGGCTGCGCAAATACGACGACTTTGTCGGATACGCGCGCGAGTCGGTGCGGCAGCGCAAAGAGCTGCTCGACGAGAACCCAGACGACAAGACGCCTGCCGACATGCTCCAGGCCTtcatcgacgccgaggacCCGGACTCGAAGATTAAAATGAGCCCGCTCGAGGTCCAGGCCGAAAGCGTGGGAATGCAGCTGGCCGGGAGCGAGACAACGTCGGCGTCGCTGACGTGGGTGTTCCATCTCCTCACGCTGTATCCAGACGTGCTCGACCGAGCCGTCGGCCAAGTGCGCTCGCGGTTCGGCGCCGACCACCTCATATCGTATACCGATTGCAAACAGCACTTGCCGTATCTCGAGGCTCTTGTGTACGAGACGTTTCGTTTTGCGCCCATCACGTCGGGTTTCATGCCTCGCATGTGCAGCAAGGACATGTCCTTCCAGGGCTACCGTGTGCCGGCGGGAACGCACATCGCCTTCAACCTCATGGCCATGAACAACCACCCAGACGTGTGGGATCAGCCGGATCGTTTCTGGCCCGAGCGATTTTTGGGAAACGAAGATGCCAAGCGGAATATTTTTGCCTTTTCGTACGGGCCGAGGAGCTGTATTGGAAGGAACTTGGCCTGGATGGAAATTATGACGATTCTCGCCAACGTGCTGAATACGTTTGATATCCGCCTACCAGAGGATGCCATGTACGGTCCGCACAATGTGGATGGAAACGGTACGCCCGTCATGATGCCCTCGCATTGTCACATTGTGTTTGCGCCGCAGCGGCCGGACAGGGATTGCAGGTTGCTGGTGTCGAGGAgaccgacgccgaggaaAGCATGA
- the helB4 gene encoding Cytochrome P450 monooxygenase helB4: protein MSGTFFLPPSLAELGWIRLLCLWAIVTFLCKVTYRLFLSPLRTIPGSPLSRIFSSYSVVKRVVAQGAKSVRDDYEAYGDIYVNKPNGVSISNPKDIKIVLTTYEFRKTDIYQMLDIHDQPSIFTNRDPKQASQRRRQIGPYLNHTYLSRMEPLILKYSIMAIKQKWDRLLDEAEAKNTKIGGAASSVTVNFRNDTQYATFDTIGALAFGREFKALETDDATIIRWIEATGFYLGMTKNFPFLLFWPLDKLIQKKKDMFESFVQYSKESVLQRRQQLNSSSSSSSHHDKEKPVDLLQALMDAEDPEAETKVRMTPNEVSTESIAMQLAGSESTSFVTSWVIHLLTLYPAYMKRAVDEVRSQFPASHMVGFDECRKRLPFLEACIYETLRYSPITSGFMPRVNPVNGVTIQGHYIPAGTEVAINLHGAHVHKDVWDRPYAYDPTRFLDNDEAKRNVFAFSYGHRNCIGRNLAWVEMMVILANLLKDYDLTLPEDSVCGPHNVDEFGRPRIMPTRSTLFTTPKYPERDCRIVVGRAPARNA from the coding sequence atgtctGGCACCTTCTTCTTACCCCCATCTCTGGCAGAGCTCGGCTGGATCCGGCTGCTGTGCCTTTGGGCCATAGTCACCTTCCTTTGCAAAGTCACGTACCGGCTGTTCCTGTCACCGCTGCGCACAATCCCCGGGTCTCCTCTATCGCGCATCTTCAGTTCTTACTCGGTGGTCAAGAGGGTTGTAGCGCAGGGAGCGAAATCGGTGCGAGATGACTACGAGGCGTATGGCGACATTTACGTCAACAAGCCCAATGGCGTGAGCATCAGCAACCCAAAGGACATCAAGATAGTGCTCACGACGTACGAGTTTCGCAAAACCGACATCTACCAGATGCTGGATATCCACGACCAGCCGAGCATCTTTACCAATCGCGACCCCAAACAGGCCAGCCAGCGTCGACGTCAAATCGGGCCTTATCTCAATCACACCTATCTCAGCCGCATGGAACCCTTGATTCTCAAATatagcatcatggccatcaagCAGAAATGGGATCGTCTCCTTGACGAAGCTGAGGCGAAAAACACCAAGATTGGAGGCGCCGCATCCTCGGTCACGGTCAACTTTCGCAACGACACACAGTATGCCACGTTTGACACGATTGGTGCGCTGGCGTTTGGGCGCGAGTTCAAGGCTCTGGAGACGGACGACGCGACTATTATCCGATGGATCGAAGCCACTGGGTTCTATCTCGGCATGACGAAAAACTTTCCATTTCTTCTGTTCTGGCCGTTGGACAAGCTGAttcagaagaagaaggacatgTTTGAGAGTTTTGTGCAGTACAGCAAGGAGTCGGTGCTCCAGAGACGGCAGCAATtaaacagcagcagcagcagcagcagccaccaCGACAAGGAAAAGCCAGTTGATCTGCTACAGGCGCTGATGGATGCCGAGGACCCAGAGGCGGAAACAAAGGTGCGCATGACGCCCAACGAGGTCAGCACGGAGAGCATCGCCATGCAGCTGGCCGGAAGCGAGTCGACATCCTTCGTCACATCGTGGGTGATTCACCTCCTAACGCTGTATCCGGCGTACATGAAGCGCGCCGTGGACGAGGTCCGAAGCCAGTTCCCGGCATCGCACATGGTAGGGTTCGACGAGTGCCGGAAACGCCTCCCCTTTCTCGAGGCCTGCATCTACGAGACACTGCGCTACTCGCCCATCACGTCTGGCTTCATGCCGCGCGTCAACCCGGTCAACGGCGTGACCATCCAAGGCCACTACATCCCGGCCGGTACCGAGGTCGCCATCAATCTGCACGGGGCCCATGTGCACAAGGACGTCTGGGACCGGCCGTACGCGTACGACCCGACGCGGTTTCTCGACAATGACGAGGCTAAGCGCAACGTGTTTGCATTTTCCTACGGGCATCGAAACTGCATCGGCAGGAACTTGGCGTGGGTGGAAATGATGGTCATTCTGGCCAATCTGCTCAAGGACTACGATTTGACGCTGCCAGAGGACAGCGTGTGCGGGCCGCATAATGTCGATGAGTTTGGACGTCCGCGCATAATGCCTACGAGGAGTACCCTTTTTACTACGCCCAAGTACCCGGAGAGGGATTGCAGAATTGTAGTTGGCAGGGCACCAGCACGGAATGCGTAG
- the helD2 gene encoding Acyltransferase helD2: protein MEQAWSNIESAHFDLSPLDIISSHLYISNVFFFENTQSARDWLPEELLKQSLYDALRGFPMLLGRLQRGWGNTMKVVVDKDALNPPSWEVSETAALSFRTLKAEGFHRRLWPKGIRIAEPQIARTAGDASKLVRVHVARLADNSGVAIVLRIAHAVVDAKGAVAFMRHWADCFRRRNNVVVSATASPSPPPQTSAALVCRRSVMYEKLSQDARPRPLPWYMWPLSMLLVAVVSLLGLILKRNLTAGRTRSHLFRVRRDKLDAVKSLATTGAKPSNGISYNDVLVAIFTIAYAQCTMQEKSASSPSSRGGIFRRKPPQARAIVPCDFRHRLGVPEGYTGNCAVGLFVTAPSETLLRPMTETSVMEVARFSRSTTSAADGATIEKLIQRAMRSIQLLGDKVRILYSLMICQAFSNQSRLPFYEVDFGVGRPVFVSPMAYPRTVAVIVPPPPSLAMGHDVFFVYLTLEECQMSRVLGNGGFQSFAEVIY, encoded by the coding sequence ATGGAACAGGCCTGGTCGAATATCGAAAGCGCCCATTTTGATTTGTCGCCTCTGGACATCATCAGTAGCCACTTGTACATTTCCAACGTGTTTTTCTTTGAGAATACGCAATCCGCGCGCGACTGGCTGCCAGAAGAACTGCTGAAGCAGAGCCTCTACGATGCGTTGCGCGGCTTTCCCATGCTGTTGGGCAGACTGCAACGCGGTTGGGGAAACACCATGAAGGTCGTtgtcgacaaggacgccCTCAACCCTCCAAGCTGGGAGGTATCCGAGACTGCTGCCCTGAGCTTCCGCACCTTGAAGGCAGAGGGTTTTCAtcgacgtctttggcccAAGGGCATACGAATTGCGGAACCGCAAATTGCACGCACCGCAGGCGATGCATCCAAGCTTGTGCGCGTTCATGTCGCTCGCTTGGCTGACAACAgcggcgtcgccatcgtccttCGCATCGCGCACGCTGTTGTCGATGCCAAGGGCGCCGTCGCCTTCATGAGGCATTGGGCAGATTGCTTCCGCCGACGCAATAATGTAGTAGTTTCCGCCACCGCTTCGCCGTCTCCTCCGCCGCAGACGTCTGCCGCACTTGTCTGTCGCCGAAGTGTCATGTATGAGAAGCTCTCGCAAGACGCTCGCCCACGTCCACTGCCGTGGTACATGTGGCCTCTGTCGATGCTGTTGGTGGCAGTCGTTTCGCTGCTGGGTCTCATCCTCAAAAGAAACCTCACCGCGGGACGCACAAGAAGCCACCTGTTCCGAGTACGTCGTGACAAGCTCGATGCGGTCAAAAGTCTGGCGACAACAGGGGCAAAGCCGTCTAACGGCATATCCTACAACGACGTGCTCGTTGCCATCTTCACAATAGCATACGCGCAGTGCACGATGCAAGAAAAGTCAGCCTCGTCACCGTCATCCAGGGGTGGCATTTTCCGGCGAAAACCACCACAGGCCCGCGCCATTGTGCCTTGTGACTTTCGACATCGCCTCGGCGTACCCGAGGGCTATACGGGAAACTGCGCCGTGGGCTTGTTTGTCACGGCACCGTCGGAGACGCTGCTGCGGCCCATGACGGAGACGAGCGTCATGGAGGTGGCGCGCTTCTCGAGAAGCACCACGTCGGCGGCCGATGGGGCGACGATTGAAAAACTGATACAGCGCGCAATGAGGTCGATTCAGCTTTTGGGCGACAAGGTTCGCATCCTTTACTCGTTGATGATCTGCCAGGCCTTTTCGAACCAGAGCCGTTTGCCGTTTTACGAGGTGGATTTTGGCGTTGGGAGGCCGGTATTTGTGAGTCCCATGGCATATCCGAGAACTGTGGCCGTTATTgtgccaccgccgccgtccctGGCCATGGGCCACGACGTGTTTTTTGTGTATTTGACGCTGGAAGAGTGCCAGATGAGCAGGGTGCTTGGCAATGGGGGATTCCAGTCTTTTGCTGAAGTgatttattag
- the helD1 gene encoding Acyltransferase helD1: protein MEDFIKQPLRAQTFALSAFDMQGSFSNIPYAFFYGNRGQDGKQKEFMPTTLLKQSLAQTLESFPILLGHIKATARCKLQIDLDPSHINCPDFRETILPNDSNVSFATLEAANFSWKSWPEGVATVKPFAMPHDTTGDIKLLNVHVVRLRDNTGLILFVNCPHYVFDGAGYFAFIKEWASKMRCAASQSLPKPGTEYCHDRTCIQEYLTARKRPLDPVSNAIYATANFLCDAMTWLSPVHLGRLLGKLGSLSPPGQAHLFHITQQALDSLQKSSQEHLPEHVARLSTNDLLVALVGRTYVQSQKQPVPRAGWFSPAPPPETHFSVRIPCDARPRLGMKHNFTGNLLVPVLMRDTMEDYGQKTTAASLARSALQVRRCVGDVDAALVSGYHDVLGEHPTSYMRPLAFAASHTTTSMVATSQVRFGLYDADFGFGKPAFVSLTPLFEGAYTMAAFLPPPPGKDGVYILLTTNKDAMAGVVENDFWRQTCELVW from the coding sequence ATGGAAGATTTTATCAAGCAGCCCTTGCGGGCTCAAACGTTCGCCCTGTCCGCTTTCGATATGCAGGGATCATTTTCCAACATCCCATATGCGTTCTTCTACGGGAACAGGGGCCAAGATGGGAAGCAAAAGGAATTCATGCCCACTACCCTCCTGAAACAGTCACTGGCACAAACACTCGAGTCCTTTCCGATCCTTCTTGGCCATATCAAGGCTACCGCAAGATGCAAGCTGCAAATCGACCTTGATCCATCGCACATCAACTGTCCAGACTTCCGCGAAACCATCCTGCCAAACGACAGCAACGTTTCTTTTGCGACTCTTGAAGCCGCAAACTTCTCGTGGAAGTCATGGCCCGAGGGCGTCGCGACCGTAAAGCCGTTTGCCATGCCGCACGACACCACCGGCGACATCAAGCTGCTCAACGTTCACGTGGTGCGTCTCCGCGACAACACGGGCCTCATCCTCTTCGTCAATTGTCCGCACTACGTCTTTGACGGCGCGGGCTACTTTGCCTTTATCAAAGAATGGGCTTCCAAAATGCGCTGCGCTGCTTCCCAGTCGTTGCCAAAGCCCGGCACCGAGTACTGCCACGACCGGACCTGCATCCAAGAGTACCTGACGGCGCGTAAAAGACCTCTCGACCCCGTATCCAACGCCATCTACGCGACGGCCAATTTCCTCTGCGACGCCATGACTTGGCTCTCGCCCGTCCACCTGGGACGTCTGCTCGGCAAGCTGGGCAGTCTGTCGCCCCCCGGTCAAGCCCACCTCTTCCACATTACCCAGCAGGCTCTCGACAGCCTGCAGAAATCGTCCCAGGAGCATCTGCCAGAGCACGTCGCTCGCCTGAGCACCAACGACCTTCTCGTCGCCCTAGTGGGCAGAACCTATGTCCAGAGCCAAAAGCAGCCGGTTCCGAGGGCGGGCTGGTTCAGCCCTGCGCCTCCCCCCGAGACACACTTCTCCGTTCGGATACCCTGTGATGCGCGGCCCCGGCTAGGAATGAAGCACAACTTCACGGGGAATCTTCTCGTGCCCGTTCTGATGAGGGACACCATGGAGGACTATGGCCAAAAGACCACggcggcgtccttggccagatCGGCACTCCAGGTGAGGAGGTGCGTTGGcgatgtcgacgccgccctcGTGAGCGGATACCACGACGTCTTGGGCGAGCACCCGACGAGTTACATGCGGCCGCTGGCGTTTGCGGCCTCTCACACGACCACGTCCATGGTGGCGACGAGCCAGGTCAGGTTCGGGCTGTACGATGCGGATTTCGGCTTCGGCAAGCCTGCCTTTGTGTCGCTCACGCCCTTGTTCGAGGGCGCGTATACCATGGCGGCGTttttgccgccgcccccgGGCAAGGATGGCGTGTATATTCTGCTGACAACGAATAAGGACGCCATGGCTGGTGTGGTTGAAAATGACTTTTGGCGGCAGACTTGCGAGTTAGTTTGGTAG